A genomic window from Streptomyces sp. NBC_00234 includes:
- a CDS encoding UPF0182 family membrane protein: protein MPDRGGGPTGPRIRVGRPSRRVRTLLMTLGVLAVLAMAFVMFAGFWTDWLWYRSVEYSSVFTTTLWTKIGLFLVFGLLMAVAVGVNIWLAHRLRPPLSAMSLEQQSLDRYRMSVAPYKKWVLLAITALVGLIAGASASGQWRTWLMYVNGVPFGQKDPQFKLDVSFYAFDLPWYRFMLGFGFAAAVLSLIAAALTHYLYGGLRITSPGARATGAATGHLSVLLGIFVSLKAVAYWLDRYGLAVKSSDFKATDNWTGLRYVDANAYLPAKTILFCIAAICAVLFFATLWRRTWQLPVIGFGLMVLSAILIGGLYPAIVQKFQVQPNEQAKEAPFIAKNIDATRDAYDIDDAQVDDYTGKSTETDDAKLRTDADAAASYRVMDPNVVSPAFQQLQQKRNYYQFPKTLDVDRYKGPDGKEQDTVIGLRELNLEGLPKRNWINDHFTYTHGYGAIAARGTTTGTNPAGSPDFTESGLPASGQLGKYEQRIYYGEKTTQYSIVGGPQKELDYEEDGEKTTSYKGDSGVSLGNAFNRAAYAVSFSEPQILYSGAIGEGSRILYNRTPKERVEAVAPWLTIDGDAYPAVVDGRIQWVVDAYTTTNGYPYASRTTLGDTTADSLTTNQRAVVAQQNQVNYIRNSVKATVDAYDGKVKLYEWDTKDPVLKTWRKAFPGTVKSRADIPAELMDHLRYPQDLFKVQRELLTRYHVEDPAQFYSGSDAWQVPDDPTNKEPGAVPPYYLSMKMPGQDTQKFSLTTTFTPKGRPDLGAFMAVDADAASKDYGTMRLLRVTTTVKGPGQVQSELNGNDDVAEFVRNLKGTDSDIEYGNLLTVPLDGGFLYIEPVYTRGGTQNYPLLRKVAASYGSKIVFENSLGEALNAVFGVEDSGTTPPTEPTEPPGDTTEPPATGDAALKKAIADAQKAYTAGQEALQKQDWTAYGKAQADLENALQRAAAAQPAPGSDADGADTADKADEKGTDQGS from the coding sequence ATGCCGGACCGCGGCGGAGGCCCGACCGGGCCACGGATCAGAGTCGGCCGCCCGTCCCGGCGCGTCCGTACCCTGCTCATGACTTTGGGTGTCCTGGCGGTGCTCGCCATGGCCTTCGTCATGTTCGCGGGGTTCTGGACGGACTGGCTCTGGTACAGGTCGGTCGAGTATTCGTCCGTCTTCACCACCACCCTGTGGACCAAGATCGGACTGTTCCTCGTCTTCGGACTGCTGATGGCGGTCGCCGTCGGCGTGAACATCTGGCTCGCGCACCGGCTCAGGCCGCCGCTGAGCGCGATGTCGCTGGAACAGCAGAGCCTGGACCGCTACCGGATGAGCGTCGCCCCGTACAAGAAGTGGGTGCTGCTCGCGATCACCGCGCTCGTCGGGCTGATCGCCGGGGCGTCCGCCTCGGGCCAGTGGCGCACCTGGCTGATGTACGTCAACGGTGTGCCCTTCGGCCAGAAGGACCCCCAGTTCAAGCTGGACGTGTCCTTCTACGCCTTTGACCTTCCGTGGTACCGCTTCATGCTCGGCTTCGGTTTCGCGGCGGCCGTGCTGTCGCTGATCGCCGCCGCGCTGACGCACTACCTGTACGGCGGACTGCGGATCACCAGCCCGGGCGCGCGCGCGACCGGAGCGGCCACCGGCCATCTGTCGGTGCTGCTCGGCATCTTCGTCTCGCTGAAGGCCGTGGCGTACTGGCTCGACCGGTACGGGCTGGCGGTGAAGTCGAGCGACTTCAAGGCGACGGACAACTGGACGGGCTTGCGGTACGTCGACGCGAACGCCTACCTCCCGGCGAAGACGATCCTCTTCTGCATCGCCGCGATCTGCGCCGTGCTGTTCTTCGCGACGCTGTGGCGTCGCACCTGGCAGCTGCCGGTGATCGGCTTCGGGCTCATGGTGCTCTCGGCGATCCTCATCGGCGGGCTCTACCCGGCGATCGTGCAGAAGTTCCAGGTCCAGCCGAACGAGCAGGCCAAGGAGGCCCCGTTCATCGCGAAGAACATCGACGCGACACGGGACGCCTACGACATCGACGACGCACAGGTCGACGACTACACGGGCAAGAGCACGGAGACCGACGACGCCAAGCTGCGCACCGACGCGGACGCGGCGGCCAGTTACCGGGTGATGGACCCCAACGTCGTCTCCCCGGCCTTCCAGCAGCTCCAGCAGAAGAGGAACTACTACCAGTTCCCCAAGACGCTGGACGTCGACCGCTACAAGGGCCCCGACGGCAAGGAGCAGGACACCGTCATCGGCCTTCGGGAGCTCAACCTCGAAGGTCTGCCCAAGCGGAACTGGATCAACGACCACTTCACGTACACCCACGGCTACGGCGCGATCGCGGCCCGGGGGACCACGACGGGAACGAACCCGGCGGGCTCGCCGGACTTCACCGAGTCGGGGCTGCCGGCCAGTGGCCAGCTGGGCAAGTACGAGCAGCGGATCTACTACGGCGAGAAGACCACGCAGTACTCCATCGTCGGCGGGCCCCAGAAGGAGCTCGACTACGAGGAGGACGGCGAGAAGACGACCAGCTACAAGGGCGACAGCGGCGTCAGCCTCGGCAACGCGTTCAACCGTGCCGCCTACGCCGTGTCCTTCAGCGAGCCGCAGATCCTGTACTCGGGAGCCATCGGCGAGGGTTCGCGGATCCTGTACAACCGCACCCCCAAGGAGCGCGTCGAAGCGGTCGCTCCGTGGCTGACCATCGACGGCGACGCCTACCCGGCGGTCGTCGACGGCCGGATCCAGTGGGTGGTCGACGCCTACACCACGACCAACGGCTACCCGTACGCCTCGCGTACGACGCTGGGGGACACCACGGCCGACTCGCTGACCACCAACCAGCGTGCGGTCGTCGCCCAGCAGAACCAGGTCAACTACATCCGCAACTCGGTGAAGGCCACCGTCGACGCCTACGACGGCAAGGTCAAGCTCTACGAGTGGGACACCAAGGACCCGGTTCTCAAGACGTGGCGCAAGGCGTTCCCGGGGACCGTGAAGTCCCGGGCGGACATCCCCGCCGAGCTGATGGACCATCTGCGCTACCCGCAGGACCTGTTCAAGGTCCAGCGGGAGCTGCTCACGCGCTATCACGTCGAGGACCCCGCCCAGTTCTACAGCGGGAGTGACGCCTGGCAGGTGCCGGACGACCCCACCAACAAGGAGCCCGGGGCCGTTCCGCCGTACTACCTGAGCATGAAGATGCCGGGCCAGGACACGCAGAAGTTCTCGCTGACCACGACGTTCACACCGAAGGGGCGGCCCGACCTCGGGGCGTTCATGGCGGTGGACGCGGACGCGGCCAGCAAGGACTACGGCACCATGCGGCTGTTGAGAGTCACCACCACGGTGAAGGGCCCGGGCCAGGTACAGAGTGAGCTCAACGGCAACGACGACGTCGCCGAGTTCGTGAGAAACCTCAAGGGCACCGACTCCGACATCGAGTACGGAAATCTGCTGACCGTGCCGCTCGACGGTGGCTTCCTCTACATCGAACCGGTGTACACGCGCGGTGGCACGCAGAACTACCCGCTGCTGCGCAAGGTGGCCGCCTCGTACGGGTCGAAGATCGTGTTCGAGAACAGTCTCGGTGAGGCGCTCAACGCGGTCTTCGGGGTCGAGGACTCCGGCACGACGCCGCCGACGGAGCCCACGGAGCCACCGGGCGACACGACGGAGCCTCCGGCCACCGGGGACGCCGCGCTGAAGAAGGCCATCGCGGACGCCCAGAAGGCGTACACGGCGGGCCAGGAGGCGCTGCAGAAGCAGGACTGGACCGCCTACGGCAAGGCGCAGGCGGATCTGGAGAACGCCCTTCAGCGGGCCGCCGCCGCTCAGCCCGCGCCGGGCAGTGACGCCGACGGTGCCGATACGGCCGACAAGGCCGACGAGAAGGGCACTGACCAGGGCAGCTGA